The following proteins are co-located in the Desulfobacterales bacterium genome:
- a CDS encoding ferredoxin: MPDNTEKFQINAAGPFYVARVCIGCTLCGGIAPDNFQENMDQNLSISHSYVYKQPQDAAEFELCEEAMYTCPANAIRNDGSE; encoded by the coding sequence ATGCCGGATAATACGGAAAAGTTTCAAATCAATGCGGCCGGGCCTTTTTATGTAGCCAGGGTCTGCATCGGGTGCACCCTGTGCGGCGGCATTGCCCCCGATAATTTTCAGGAAAATATGGATCAAAACCTATCCATCTCGCACAGCTATGTATACAAGCAGCCGCAAGATGCCGCGGAGTTCGAGTTGTGCGAAGAGGCCATGTATACATGCCCGGCCAATGCCATACGAAATGACGGCTCCGAATGA
- the glpK gene encoding glycerol kinase GlpK, with the protein MTKPAYVGAVDQGTTSTRFFVFDHHGKIVSRAQLEHRQIYPKPGWVEHDPIEIRDRAYEVIRQGLNAADIKPGQLSAVGITNQRETTVLWDPKTGKPYYNAIVWLDTRTEAICQRLAADGDMGCFRDRVGLPLSTYFSGPKIKWLIEHVDGLKSAMERGEVLFGNMDAWLMWWLSGGPDGGIHITDVSNASRTMLMNIETLAWDPEMLSAMDLSDRILPEIRSSSEVYGHTAPDGVFGEKIPLAGILGDQQAALFGQACFTPGEAKNTYGTGCFLLMNTGGQMVHSTHGLLTTPAYRIGDKPPVYALEGSIAIAGSLIQWVRDNLGLITASEEIESLAQTVDDNGGIYFVPAFSGLFAPHWRSDARGVITGLTHYINKGHIARAALEASAFQAREIFEAMEKDSGIQLKALKVDGGMVANNLLMQFQSDILGLPVICPKNGETTVLGAAYAAGLAVGFWSDLQELRRHWEIARQWDSRMGEDERRRLYEGWMKAVYKSYA; encoded by the coding sequence ATGACAAAGCCAGCCTATGTGGGGGCGGTGGACCAGGGAACCACCAGCACCCGGTTTTTCGTATTTGATCATCACGGAAAAATTGTATCCCGCGCCCAGCTGGAACACCGGCAGATTTACCCAAAGCCCGGGTGGGTGGAACATGACCCCATAGAGATCCGGGACCGGGCCTATGAGGTGATCCGGCAGGGGCTTAACGCCGCGGACATCAAACCGGGCCAGCTTTCGGCCGTGGGCATTACCAACCAGCGGGAGACCACTGTGCTCTGGGATCCCAAAACCGGCAAGCCCTATTATAACGCGATCGTGTGGCTGGATACCCGCACCGAGGCCATATGCCAAAGACTGGCGGCTGACGGGGATATGGGATGCTTCCGGGATCGGGTGGGCCTGCCGCTGTCCACCTATTTCTCAGGGCCCAAGATCAAGTGGCTGATTGAGCATGTGGACGGGCTTAAATCCGCCATGGAAAGGGGCGAAGTCCTGTTCGGCAATATGGATGCCTGGCTCATGTGGTGGCTGTCCGGCGGGCCGGACGGCGGCATCCATATTACGGATGTCTCCAACGCGAGCCGGACCATGCTCATGAATATCGAGACCCTGGCCTGGGATCCGGAAATGCTTTCCGCCATGGATCTCTCCGATAGGATCCTGCCTGAGATCCGGTCCTCCAGTGAAGTCTACGGCCATACCGCGCCGGACGGGGTGTTTGGCGAAAAAATTCCGCTGGCCGGAATTCTGGGGGATCAGCAGGCCGCGCTTTTCGGCCAGGCCTGTTTTACGCCGGGAGAGGCCAAGAATACCTATGGTACCGGCTGTTTCCTTTTAATGAACACCGGCGGGCAGATGGTGCATTCCACCCACGGGCTGCTGACCACGCCGGCCTATCGGATCGGTGACAAGCCCCCGGTGTATGCGCTGGAAGGCTCGATTGCCATCGCCGGCTCCCTGATCCAGTGGGTGCGGGACAATCTGGGGCTGATTACCGCCTCAGAAGAGATCGAGTCCCTGGCGCAGACCGTGGATGACAATGGGGGCATCTATTTCGTGCCCGCGTTTTCCGGCCTCTTTGCCCCGCACTGGCGAAGCGATGCCCGGGGCGTGATCACGGGGCTTACCCATTACATCAACAAGGGCCATATCGCCCGCGCCGCCCTGGAGGCCAGCGCGTTTCAGGCCCGGGAGATTTTTGAGGCCATGGAAAAGGATTCCGGCATCCAGCTGAAAGCCTTGAAAGTGGATGGCGGGATGGTGGCCAATAACCTCTTGATGCAGTTTCAGTCCGATATTCTGGGCCTGCCGGTGATATGCCCGAAAAACGGGGAGACCACTGTGCTGGGTGCGGCCTATGCCGCAGGGCTTGCCGTGGGATTCTGGTCGGATCTTCAGGAATTGCGCAGGCACTGGGAAATCGCCCGCCAGTGGGACAGCCGAATGGGCGAAGACGAGCGCCGGCGGCTTTATGAGGGCTGGATGAAGGCGGTCTATAAAAGCTATGCCTGA
- a CDS encoding ParA family protein, translated as MNSGMIIGFVQTKGGTGKSTLAVNTAFSRTMHRVFESIALVELDSQGTLKNWWDERQESGYNSGHVSFHHISSSQKEVFQQGIKAISAHNDLMIMDIPGEGTGKLHTRFACAFCDLVIIPLRTSTNDETAFMNNLYPIVQQIIKAVPEKRAHFYVLPVFVHPRVSPQKCFEYFDEILPMYISCLDAVYPSRAVYENFNRQGLNLHEYSKLVENNKKNRQQVENAIADIENIAQTIVKTGRKIHG; from the coding sequence ATGAATAGCGGAATGATCATCGGTTTTGTGCAGACAAAAGGGGGCACCGGCAAAAGTACGCTGGCTGTGAACACGGCATTTTCCCGGACCATGCACCGGGTGTTTGAAAGTATCGCCCTGGTGGAGCTCGATTCCCAGGGAACGCTTAAAAACTGGTGGGATGAGCGCCAGGAGTCGGGGTATAATTCCGGGCATGTATCCTTTCACCATATTTCGAGCAGCCAGAAGGAGGTGTTCCAGCAGGGGATTAAGGCGATTTCCGCCCACAATGACCTGATGATCATGGATATTCCGGGCGAGGGCACGGGCAAACTCCATACCCGGTTTGCCTGCGCATTCTGTGACCTGGTGATTATTCCGCTCCGGACCTCGACCAACGATGAGACCGCATTTATGAATAATCTGTATCCGATTGTTCAGCAGATTATCAAGGCGGTGCCCGAGAAGCGGGCGCATTTTTATGTGCTGCCGGTATTTGTGCATCCCCGGGTAAGCCCCCAAAAATGTTTTGAGTATTTTGATGAGATCCTGCCCATGTACATATCCTGCCTGGATGCGGTGTATCCCAGCCGGGCGGTGTATGAGAATTTTAACCGGCAGGGCCTGAATTTACACGAATATTCAAAACTTGTGGAAAACAACAAAAAAAACCGCCAGCAGGTGGAAAACGCCATCGCGGATATTGAAAATATCGCTCAGACAATTGTTAAAACAGGGAGAAAGATACATGGGTGA
- the rpsT gene encoding 30S ribosomal protein S20 — protein MAHHKSAIKRIRQNENRRLQNRAVKTRMKTATKKLASAEKSGDIEALANELNRTKSVIDKAAKKGVIHKKTAARRKSRLARRINQLSAA, from the coding sequence TTGGCACATCATAAGTCAGCGATCAAGCGGATTCGGCAGAATGAAAACCGTCGGCTGCAGAACCGGGCGGTCAAAACCCGGATGAAAACCGCTACCAAAAAACTCGCGAGCGCGGAAAAAAGCGGGGACATCGAGGCCCTGGCCAATGAATTGAACCGCACGAAATCCGTGATTGATAAGGCCGCGAAAAAAGGGGTCATTCATAAGAAAACCGCCGCCCGCAGAAAATCCCGGCTGGCCCGGCGCATTAATCAGCTCTCCGCCGCTTAA
- the leuS gene encoding leucine--tRNA ligase, producing the protein METRYDPKQIEPKWQSVWDDNKQFKAREDPSREKYYLLEMFPYPSGKIHMGHVRNYTIGDVIARYKRMRGFNVLHPMGWDAFGMPAENAAIANNTHPAKWTYANIDAMREQLKRLGYSYDWDREIATCAPQYYKWEQWLFLKMFENGMAYQGESHVNWCETCQTVLANEQVEAGECWRCGKPVRQKKLTQWFFKITDYAEDLLQYCDKLPGWPEKVTTMQRNWIGKSVGAEIRFAVEDSDESIDVFTTRPDTIFGATFMCLAPEHPLVKPLSRGTGREEEVDSFVERMALQSRSDRLLENYEKEGLFIGAWCKNPMTGRRMPVYIANFALMEYGTGAVMSVPAHDQRDFDFAQKYDLEIVPVICPRDTPVEQVAQTEAYADEGLLVNSGDFTGMESGAAKDAITDYFEKHSIGKKAISYRIRDWGISRQRYWGAPIPIIHCDACGAVPVSEADLPVVLPEDVDLLEGGGSPLATTDSFVNTTCPRCGAPARRETDTMDTFVESSWYFERYCSPHHDAGMFDPEAVGYWMPVDQYIGGVEHAVMHLLYSRYFTRVLKDMRLVDFKEPFTRLLTQGMVCKETVKCPEHGFLYPEETDFRNDQPYCRMCGSLAEVGRVEKMSKSKKNVIDPNVLLEEYGADTVRLFCLFAAPPERSLEWSEQGVEGGFRFLNRVWRLIKDLQADIETVKPFDGDLADLDQASKKLFAKTHQTIQKVTTDIEERFHFNTAISAVMELVNAMYTADLDLKKEQAAGVMRHAVETVVLLLAPVVPHITEELWAAMGYAPGTLSAAWWPEFREDALVSDTKQMVVQVNGKLRGRFEIAADADEEAIKEHALADENVRRFTEGKDIKKIIVVKDKLVNVVV; encoded by the coding sequence ATGGAAACACGATACGATCCGAAACAAATAGAGCCGAAATGGCAGTCTGTCTGGGATGATAACAAACAGTTCAAGGCCCGCGAAGACCCGTCCCGGGAAAAATATTATCTGCTGGAGATGTTTCCCTACCCCTCCGGCAAAATCCATATGGGCCACGTCCGAAACTACACCATCGGCGATGTCATCGCCCGGTACAAGCGCATGCGCGGGTTTAACGTGCTCCACCCCATGGGCTGGGATGCCTTCGGCATGCCGGCGGAAAACGCGGCCATCGCCAACAACACCCACCCGGCGAAATGGACCTATGCCAACATCGACGCCATGCGCGAGCAGTTAAAGCGCCTGGGATACAGCTATGACTGGGACCGGGAGATCGCCACCTGTGCGCCGCAATATTACAAATGGGAGCAGTGGCTGTTTCTCAAAATGTTTGAAAATGGGATGGCCTATCAGGGCGAATCCCATGTCAACTGGTGCGAAACCTGCCAGACCGTACTTGCCAATGAGCAGGTGGAAGCCGGCGAATGCTGGCGCTGCGGCAAGCCCGTGCGGCAGAAGAAGCTCACCCAGTGGTTTTTTAAAATCACCGACTATGCCGAGGATCTGCTGCAATACTGCGACAAGCTGCCCGGCTGGCCGGAAAAAGTGACCACCATGCAGAGAAACTGGATCGGCAAAAGTGTCGGTGCGGAAATCCGGTTTGCGGTCGAAGATTCAGATGAATCAATCGATGTGTTTACCACCCGGCCGGACACGATTTTCGGTGCTACGTTCATGTGCCTGGCCCCGGAGCATCCGCTGGTCAAACCCCTGTCCCGGGGAACCGGCCGAGAAGAAGAGGTGGATTCGTTTGTCGAGCGCATGGCGCTTCAAAGCCGCTCTGACCGGCTGCTTGAAAACTATGAAAAGGAGGGCTTGTTTATCGGCGCCTGGTGCAAAAACCCCATGACCGGCCGGCGCATGCCCGTCTATATCGCCAACTTTGCCTTAATGGAATACGGCACAGGGGCGGTTATGTCTGTTCCCGCCCATGACCAGCGCGATTTTGATTTTGCCCAAAAATACGACTTAGAGATCGTGCCGGTTATCTGCCCCAGGGATACGCCGGTTGAACAGGTGGCGCAGACCGAAGCCTATGCGGACGAAGGCCTGCTGGTCAACTCCGGCGACTTTACCGGTATGGAGAGCGGTGCAGCCAAGGATGCCATTACCGACTACTTTGAAAAGCATAGCATCGGAAAAAAAGCGATCTCCTATCGGATACGGGACTGGGGCATCTCCCGGCAGCGATACTGGGGCGCGCCCATTCCGATCATCCACTGCGACGCCTGTGGCGCGGTGCCGGTATCAGAGGCGGATCTGCCGGTGGTCCTTCCCGAAGACGTGGATCTGCTTGAAGGCGGCGGATCGCCCCTTGCCACCACGGATTCCTTTGTCAACACCACCTGCCCCAGGTGCGGGGCGCCGGCCCGGCGCGAGACCGATACCATGGATACGTTTGTGGAGTCCTCCTGGTATTTTGAGCGCTACTGCAGCCCGCATCATGACGCAGGCATGTTCGACCCTGAAGCGGTGGGCTACTGGATGCCGGTGGATCAGTACATCGGCGGGGTGGAGCATGCGGTGATGCACCTGCTCTACTCCCGCTATTTTACCCGGGTGTTAAAAGACATGAGGCTGGTGGATTTCAAGGAGCCCTTCACCCGGCTTCTGACCCAGGGCATGGTCTGCAAGGAGACCGTAAAATGCCCGGAGCACGGGTTTCTCTATCCGGAGGAGACCGATTTCCGGAATGATCAGCCCTATTGCCGGATGTGCGGGAGCCTGGCCGAAGTGGGCCGGGTGGAGAAGATGTCCAAATCCAAAAAAAACGTGATCGACCCCAATGTGCTGCTGGAAGAATACGGCGCGGACACGGTGCGGCTCTTCTGCCTGTTTGCCGCCCCGCCGGAGCGGAGCCTTGAGTGGAGCGAGCAGGGGGTTGAAGGCGGATTCCGGTTTTTAAACCGGGTCTGGCGGCTGATTAAGGATCTTCAGGCCGATATTGAAACAGTCAAGCCGTTTGACGGCGATTTGGCGGATTTGGATCAGGCATCCAAAAAACTTTTCGCCAAAACCCACCAGACCATTCAAAAGGTCACCACGGACATCGAGGAGCGGTTTCACTTCAACACCGCGATCAGTGCGGTGATGGAGCTGGTAAACGCCATGTACACGGCTGACCTGGATCTGAAGAAGGAACAGGCCGCCGGCGTCATGCGGCATGCGGTGGAAACGGTGGTGCTTTTGCTGGCGCCTGTGGTGCCGCATATCACGGAAGAGCTCTGGGCGGCCATGGGTTATGCGCCCGGCACCCTGTCTGCCGCCTGGTGGCCGGAGTTTCGCGAGGATGCCCTGGTATCAGACACCAAGCAGATGGTGGTTCAGGTAAACGGCAAGCTCCGGGGCCGGTTTGAAATCGCCGCGGATGCCGATGAGGAGGCTATCAAGGAGCACGCCCTGGCCGATGAAAACGTCCGGCGCTTCACCGAAGGCAAAGACATCAAAAAGATTATCGTGGTTAAGGATAAGCTGGTGAATGTGGTGGTATGA
- the murJ gene encoding murein biosynthesis integral membrane protein MurJ, with translation MSSEKKKLTKAAGVIGIATLLSRIMGFIRDMVIAWFFGAGLLSDAFFVAFRIPNLLRRLLAEGSLSIAFVPVFTEYLNRDGRAEAFKMARSTLRVLSILLVLLTIAGILAAPWIVRGVAPGFSGDKFSLTVNLTRIMFPYIFFICLVALSMGILNALGHFAAPALAPVFLNVAIIGSVLFIAPHMETPVAGLAIGVLIGGFLQILLQVPFLIKKGFRFWQKAPIYHPGVKRIGRLMGPAVFGAAVYQINILIGTLLASLLPEGSVSYLYYADRLVQFPLGIFAISMSVAVLPSLSRQAAANDFTALADTFSYAIRLIFFITLPAMIGLIVLREPIVALLFQRGEFGADSTRLTAYALIFYSAGLWAFSAVRVVVSTFYSLQDTVTPVKMASISIIANILLSLLLMGPLSHGGLALATSLASMLNFCLLVWVLRRRLGELNGKTIIESVAKSVICALVMGGALGYLLYLFPLPPGASLYQLLGGTALGVILGISIYGICAYALRCPELKDITRMIKKEPLA, from the coding sequence ATGAGCTCCGAAAAGAAAAAACTCACCAAAGCCGCAGGCGTGATCGGCATTGCCACGCTCTTGAGCCGGATCATGGGGTTTATCCGGGACATGGTCATAGCCTGGTTTTTCGGGGCCGGTCTTTTATCTGACGCATTTTTTGTGGCCTTCCGGATTCCAAACCTCCTGCGGCGGCTGTTAGCGGAAGGCTCGCTCTCCATTGCCTTCGTCCCGGTCTTCACCGAATACCTGAACCGGGACGGCCGGGCGGAGGCCTTTAAAATGGCCCGGTCCACCCTTCGGGTCCTCTCCATCCTGCTGGTGCTGCTGACCATTGCCGGCATCCTGGCCGCCCCCTGGATCGTCCGGGGGGTGGCCCCGGGATTTAGCGGCGACAAATTCAGTCTCACCGTAAACCTTACGCGGATCATGTTTCCCTATATCTTTTTTATCTGCCTGGTGGCCCTTTCCATGGGCATTCTAAATGCGCTCGGCCATTTTGCCGCCCCGGCCCTTGCCCCGGTATTTTTGAATGTGGCTATCATCGGCTCGGTCCTGTTTATCGCCCCGCACATGGAGACCCCGGTTGCGGGCCTTGCGATCGGCGTATTGATCGGCGGTTTTTTGCAGATACTTTTGCAGGTCCCGTTTTTAATCAAAAAAGGCTTCCGGTTCTGGCAGAAGGCCCCGATCTATCACCCCGGAGTCAAGCGTATCGGCAGACTCATGGGGCCGGCGGTCTTCGGCGCCGCAGTCTATCAGATCAACATCCTGATCGGCACGCTGCTCGCCTCGCTCCTGCCCGAAGGCAGCGTCTCCTACCTCTACTATGCGGACCGGCTGGTGCAGTTTCCCCTGGGGATCTTTGCCATTTCCATGTCCGTGGCCGTGCTGCCGAGCCTCTCACGCCAGGCCGCGGCAAATGATTTTACCGCCCTTGCCGACACTTTCAGCTATGCGATCCGCCTGATCTTTTTCATCACCCTGCCGGCCATGATCGGCTTGATTGTTTTGCGCGAGCCGATTGTGGCGCTTCTTTTCCAGCGCGGGGAGTTCGGCGCGGACAGCACCCGGCTCACCGCCTATGCGCTGATCTTTTACAGCGCCGGGCTCTGGGCGTTTTCTGCCGTGCGGGTTGTGGTATCCACCTTTTATTCGCTGCAGGATACGGTAACACCCGTCAAAATGGCCTCCATCTCGATTATCGCCAATATCCTGCTGAGCCTCTTGTTAATGGGGCCGTTAAGCCACGGGGGGCTGGCCCTGGCCACGTCTCTTGCCTCCATGCTAAACTTCTGTCTGCTGGTATGGGTGCTTCGCCGCCGGCTGGGGGAACTAAACGGGAAAACAATAATTGAATCCGTCGCAAAATCCGTGATATGTGCGTTAGTGATGGGCGGGGCATTGGGCTATTTACTCTATCTGTTCCCCCTGCCCCCGGGCGCATCCCTATATCAACTGCTCGGGGGGACAGCCCTGGGCGTCATCCTGGGCATAAGCATTTACGGGATTTGCGCATATGCCCTGCGATGCCCGGAACTAAAAGATATCACCCGAATGATAAAAAAGGAGCCCCTGGCATGA
- a CDS encoding LptE family protein, with protein sequence MLPRIILIALSSALLLTAACGYHFSGGGDLPEGIKTVSIGIFENRSGETGIETLLTNDLVNQFTRFKNIRIVDRSEAEALLTGTIKNARIRTIAHKSPTQAAERRITLFLDVELRDPGGKKIWSANDISASDAYEVAPEKWRTEQNKKSAIAVLSERVAERIYYRLTDRF encoded by the coding sequence ATGCTGCCCCGAATAATACTTATTGCCCTTTCTTCAGCTTTACTGCTGACAGCCGCCTGCGGCTATCACTTTTCCGGCGGGGGGGATCTGCCGGAAGGCATAAAGACGGTAAGCATCGGTATATTCGAGAACAGAAGCGGGGAGACGGGCATTGAAACCCTGTTGACCAATGACCTGGTCAACCAGTTCACCCGGTTTAAAAATATCCGGATTGTTGACAGAAGCGAGGCGGAAGCGCTTTTAACCGGCACCATCAAAAATGCCAGAATCCGCACCATTGCCCATAAAAGCCCCACGCAGGCGGCGGAGCGGCGCATCACGCTGTTTCTGGATGTGGAGCTGCGGGATCCCGGGGGCAAAAAAATCTGGTCCGCCAACGATATTTCCGCCAGCGACGCCTATGAAGTCGCCCCCGAGAAATGGCGGACCGAACAAAATAAAAAATCCGCTATTGCCGTTCTTTCCGAACGTGTGGCAGAGCGGATTTATTACCGGTTAACGGATCGGTTTTAA
- a CDS encoding Rne/Rng family ribonuclease, producing MSAKILVNAVDPEECRIAKVKSNRLEEFHIETTAREITQGNIYKGVVARVEPSLQAVFVDYGAEKHGFLQKQEIHPDYYKDDPSGNQSLKNIVQSGQEMLVQVTNDPFMHKGAMLTTFISLPGRHTVLMPGTKNRGVSRKISDEAERKRLKEIVAKLKIPDEYGIIIRTAGQNCTKTAIDNDCRYLMRLWKNINKQAVNADPPALLYKDRTLVQRAIRDYFTSEVTEILVDDETVYNEIRDFINMVSPQHKKIVKRYTADKPIFTKHQLEDQITSIFENRVRLKSGGTIVIEQTEALVSIDVNSGKATQKRSIEETALATNMEAAEEIARQLRLRDFGGLIVIDFIDMREQKNKQKVEQQMKAQLKEDKARNKVGRITRFGLMEMSRQRIRPSIRFINFERCPHCQGRGVIQSVESLGLSFLRRLRLETLKTEITNAKGYVPPEVANYLLNRKKKEILDLEMRRDINITIGADKTMVPGDSRIEWE from the coding sequence ATGAGTGCTAAAATACTTGTCAATGCGGTGGATCCGGAAGAATGCCGGATCGCCAAAGTAAAAAGTAACCGGCTGGAGGAGTTTCATATTGAAACCACCGCCCGCGAAATCACCCAGGGCAATATCTATAAGGGGGTGGTGGCCCGGGTGGAGCCGAGCCTGCAGGCCGTATTCGTGGATTACGGCGCAGAAAAGCACGGCTTCCTGCAGAAGCAGGAGATCCATCCGGACTATTATAAGGATGATCCATCCGGGAATCAGTCCCTTAAAAATATTGTCCAAAGCGGCCAGGAGATGCTGGTGCAGGTCACCAATGATCCGTTCATGCATAAAGGGGCCATGCTCACCACCTTTATTTCTCTGCCCGGCCGGCATACGGTTTTAATGCCGGGCACCAAAAACCGCGGGGTTTCAAGAAAAATCAGCGACGAGGCGGAGCGCAAGCGCTTAAAGGAAATAGTGGCCAAGCTGAAGATCCCGGACGAGTACGGCATTATTATCCGCACCGCCGGCCAGAACTGCACCAAGACGGCGATTGATAATGATTGCCGCTATCTCATGCGCCTTTGGAAAAACATCAACAAGCAGGCGGTGAATGCCGATCCGCCGGCGCTTCTCTACAAGGACCGGACCCTGGTACAGCGGGCCATCCGGGATTATTTTACCTCGGAAGTCACGGAAATTCTGGTGGATGATGAAACCGTATATAATGAAATCCGGGACTTCATCAACATGGTCTCACCGCAGCACAAGAAAATCGTCAAGCGCTACACCGCGGATAAGCCGATTTTTACCAAGCATCAGCTGGAAGACCAGATCACCTCGATTTTTGAAAACCGGGTCCGCTTAAAATCCGGCGGCACCATCGTGATTGAGCAGACCGAGGCCCTGGTCTCCATTGATGTCAATTCCGGCAAAGCCACCCAGAAGCGCTCCATTGAGGAGACCGCCCTGGCTACCAACATGGAGGCTGCGGAAGAGATCGCCCGGCAGCTGCGGCTTCGGGATTTTGGCGGTTTGATTGTTATTGACTTTATTGACATGCGGGAGCAGAAGAATAAGCAAAAAGTCGAGCAGCAGATGAAGGCCCAGCTTAAGGAGGACAAGGCGCGCAACAAGGTGGGCCGGATCACCCGCTTCGGCCTGATGGAGATGTCCCGGCAGCGAATCCGGCCCTCCATCCGGTTTATTAATTTTGAGCGCTGTCCGCATTGTCAGGGACGCGGCGTGATTCAGTCCGTGGAATCCCTGGGGCTCAGTTTTCTGCGCCGCCTTCGGCTGGAGACGCTTAAGACAGAGATCACCAATGCCAAAGGATATGTTCCCCCGGAAGTGGCCAACTACCTGCTCAACCGGAAAAAGAAAGAGATTCTGGACCTTGAAATGCGGCGGGATATTAACATCACCATAGGGGCGGATAAAACCATGGTCCCCGGCGACAGCCGGATTGAGTGGGAGTGA
- a CDS encoding GIY-YIG nuclease family protein: MNEKQFYVYILTNWNNRVMYTGITSDLKKRIYQHQNKSADGFTQKYNVFKLVYFETVKEVRSAIAREKEIKGWRRSKKDQLVSQTNPEWKDLSFEL; this comes from the coding sequence TTGAACGAAAAACAGTTTTATGTTTACATACTCACCAACTGGAACAATAGGGTCATGTACACAGGCATAACCAGCGATTTGAAAAAACGCATTTATCAGCACCAAAACAAATCAGCCGATGGCTTTACCCAAAAATATAATGTTTTCAAACTGGTCTATTTTGAAACGGTAAAAGAGGTAAGATCTGCGATTGCCAGGGAAAAGGAAATAAAGGGGTGGCGAAGAAGCAAAAAGGATCAACTGGTGAGCCAAACGAATCCGGAATGGAAGGATTTGAGCTTTGAATTATAG
- a CDS encoding septum formation initiator family protein, producing MTFKPWQLKIGLAAAILILAAYLGAILFGDNGLIALNRKKARLEKIQAENRVIEKENRALYRRVNRLKNDPAYLEYIIRQELSLVGEDEIVFKFKKE from the coding sequence ATGACATTTAAGCCATGGCAGCTAAAGATCGGACTGGCCGCCGCAATTCTAATTCTCGCGGCGTATCTGGGGGCGATCCTGTTCGGGGATAACGGCCTGATTGCGCTCAACCGGAAAAAAGCACGGCTGGAAAAGATTCAGGCGGAAAACCGGGTTATTGAAAAAGAGAACCGCGCCCTTTACCGCCGCGTCAACCGCCTGAAAAACGACCCCGCCTACCTGGAATACATCATCCGCCAGGAATTGTCCCTGGTCGGCGAGGATGAGATCGTGTTTAAGTTCAAAAAAGAGTGA
- the yajC gene encoding preprotein translocase subunit YajC, translating into MFDFDFIGLAHAMGQGGAGAEGAQGGGFAALVPIILMFVIFYFLLIRPQQKKAKAHQEMVNNLKKGDRIITSGGVYGRITNIDDQNATVEIAEKVRIKITRGSVASLAQEAPQAKKEE; encoded by the coding sequence ATGTTTGATTTTGATTTCATAGGCCTGGCCCATGCCATGGGGCAGGGCGGTGCAGGTGCCGAAGGCGCTCAGGGCGGCGGTTTTGCCGCGCTGGTGCCGATCATCCTGATGTTCGTGATTTTTTATTTTCTTTTGATCCGGCCCCAGCAGAAAAAGGCCAAGGCGCATCAGGAAATGGTTAATAACCTGAAAAAGGGCGACCGGATAATTACCAGCGGCGGCGTCTACGGCCGGATCACCAACATTGATGATCAAAACGCAACGGTGGAGATCGCGGAGAAGGTCCGCATCAAGATCACCCGCGGCAGCGTGGCCTCGCTCGCCCAGGAAGCCCCACAGGCCAAAAAAGAGGAATAA